One Microbacterium esteraromaticum genomic window carries:
- a CDS encoding helix-turn-helix transcriptional regulator: MSADRAAIAEFLRSRRYVLQPEDVGLARGSRRRTRGLRREEVAALSHMSADYYARLERGQGPVPSAQMIAAIAQGLHLSADERDHLDRLAGHPPRTRGATNDHVSPGMLRILDRLQDTPAEVVTELGETLRQTSLGVALTGDTTGLTGPARSIGFRWFSDPAVRERYAPEEHSFLSRLWASGLREVIAVRGPDSRAAAYADLLLERSAEFRTIWETQEVGVRPREVKRFRHPELGALELTCQTLVDPVQAHSLLVYTAVPGSESHEKLRLLSALSARSSAGT; the protein is encoded by the coding sequence ATGTCGGCAGATCGGGCAGCGATAGCGGAGTTCCTCCGCAGCCGCCGATACGTGCTGCAGCCGGAGGACGTGGGTCTCGCCCGCGGCAGCCGACGTCGGACACGGGGTCTGCGTCGTGAAGAGGTGGCTGCGCTCAGTCACATGTCGGCCGACTACTACGCGCGACTCGAACGCGGGCAGGGCCCCGTGCCCTCCGCGCAGATGATCGCCGCCATCGCGCAGGGCCTGCATCTCTCGGCAGACGAACGCGACCACCTGGACCGTCTGGCAGGGCATCCGCCGCGAACGCGCGGAGCGACGAACGACCATGTCAGCCCGGGCATGCTGCGGATCCTCGACCGTCTCCAGGACACTCCGGCGGAAGTGGTGACAGAACTCGGCGAGACGCTTCGGCAGACGTCGCTCGGCGTGGCGCTCACCGGCGACACCACCGGTCTCACGGGTCCGGCGCGCAGCATCGGGTTCCGATGGTTCAGTGATCCGGCGGTCCGTGAGCGCTACGCTCCGGAAGAGCACTCCTTCCTCTCCCGGCTGTGGGCATCCGGACTGCGCGAAGTCATCGCGGTGCGCGGCCCGGATTCCCGCGCAGCCGCCTACGCCGACCTGCTTCTCGAGCGCAGTGCCGAGTTCCGGACGATCTGGGAGACCCAGGAGGTGGGCGTGCGCCCCCGAGAGGTCAAGCGCTTCCGTCACCCCGAGCTCGGTGCGCTCGAACTCACCTGTCAGACCCTCGTCGATCCCGTGCAGGCTCACTCGCTGCTCGTCTACACCGCGGTTCCCGGCAGCGAGAGCCACGAGAAGCTGAGGCTGCTGTCGGCGCTGAGCGCGAGGTCTTCCGCCGGCACATGA